A portion of the Oncorhynchus nerka isolate Pitt River linkage group LG27, Oner_Uvic_2.0, whole genome shotgun sequence genome contains these proteins:
- the LOC115112094 gene encoding fibroblast growth factor 4B-like, with protein MAFQSALLPILVLGLMTSLVRCAPFPGRLNGTVERHWETLYSRSLARIPGEKREINRDSDYLMGIKRLRRLYCNVGIGFHIQVSPDGRITGVHSENRYSLLEISPVERGVVTIFGVQSGLFVAMNSKGKLYGSVHYNNECKFKETLLANNYNAYESVAYPTMYIGLSKTGKTKRGNRVSPAMTVTHFLPRI; from the exons ATGGCTTTTCAATCGGCCCTCTTACCAATATTGGTCTTGGGACTGATGACTAGTTTGGTGCGTTGTGCCCCCTTCCCTGGCAGGCTGAATGGCACAGTGGAACGACACTGGGAGACACTCTACTCGCGGTCCTTGGCTCGGATCCccggggagaaaagagagataaACCGGGACAGCGACTATCTTATGGGCATTAAACGGCTACGACGCCTTTATTGCAATGTAGGAATTGGGTTTCATATTCAAGTTTCACCCGATGGGAGAATAACAGGAGTGCACAGTGAAAACCGTTACA GTCTCCTTGAGATATCTCCAGTAGAGAGAGGAGTTGTGACAATCTTTGGCGTCCAAAGCGGTCTATTCGTGGCCATGAACAGCAAAGGgaagctgtatggatct GTTCATTACAACAACGAGTGCAAATTCAAAGAAACTCTCCTGGCAAATAATTACAACGCTTACGAATCGGTGGCATACCCGACGATGTACATTGGACTAAGCAAGACCGGTAAAACAAAAAGGGGAAACCGAGTGTCACCAGCCATGACGGTGACGCATTTCTTGCCAAGAATCTGA
- the fgf19 gene encoding fibroblast growth factor 19: protein MTLAVTAVCMVSVFFAVGVVCLPLSDSGPHIANGWGQTVRLRHLYAAKHGLHLLINENGKVHGSPEQSSYSLVEIRPVDTGCVAIKGVAASQYLCMEGNGRLYASKTYMKDDCSFKENILPDGYNIYVSDKHGTLVSLGGSRQRLQGRDRGIPALSQFLPRVSTLPLDITTDLGLSTHPEQGPQSGLDIDTMDAFGKLSQISIQSPSFNKR, encoded by the exons ATGACACTTGCAGTTACTGCAGTATGCATGGTCAGCGTGTTTTTTGCGGTTGGAGTTGTTTGTCTGCCACTGTCAGACTCGGGGCCTCATATAGCCAACGGATGGGGACAGACGGTCCGGCTCAGACATCTGTATGCGGCCAAACACGGATTGCATTTGCTAATCAACGAGAATGGCAAGGTGCACGGATCTCCTGAGCAGAGCTCTTACA GTTTGGTGGAAATCCGACCTGTAGACACGGGCTGTGTCGCAATCAAAGGAGTAGCAGCCTCGCAGTATCTCTGCATGGAAGGGAATGGAAGACTGTACGCATCG AAAACCTATATGAAAGATGACTGCTCCTTCAAGGAAAACATCCTCCCAGACGGCTACAATATTTATGTCTCTGACAAGCATGGGACCCTGGTGAGCCTGGGTGGCAGCAGGCAGAGGCTCCAGGGGCGAGACAGAGGCATTCCTGCACTGTCCCAGTTTCTACCAAGGGTGAGCACCCTGCCCCTGGATATAACAACAGATTTGGGGTTGTCAACCCACCCTGAGCAAGGCCCTCAGTCAGGCCTGGACATAGACACTATGGATGCCTTTGGGAAACTttcccagatctcaatccaaagCCCCAGTTTCAATAAGAGATGA
- the LOC115112096 gene encoding G1/S-specific cyclin-D1-like, translating to MEHQLLCCEVETIRRAYLDANLLNDRVLQTMLKAEENYLPSPNYFKCVQKEIIPKMRKIVATWMLEVCEEQKCEEEVFPLAMNYLDRFLSVEPTNKTRLQLLGATCMFLASKMKETVPLTAEKLCIYTDNYIRPSDLLQMELLTLNKLKWDLASVTPHDFIDHFLSKLPIQQHTKQILRKHAQTFVALCATDVKFIANPPSMIAAGSVAAAVQGLYLKSKDGALSSQNLTNFLSQVIRSDPDCLKSCQEQIESLLESSLRQAQQHSVSTETKRVEEDVDLSCTPTDVRDINI from the exons ATGGAGCACCAGCTGCTGTGCTGTGAAGTGGAAACCATCAGAAGAGCTTACCTAGACGCCAACTTACTAAATGACCGAGTTCTACAGACAATGCTCAAAGCAGAGGAAAATTATCTCCCGTCTCCGAATTACTTCAAGTGTGTCCAGAAAGAAATAATACCTAAAATGAGGAAAATTGTGGCTACATGGATGTTAGAG GTCTGCGAGGAACAGAAATGCGAGGAGGAGGTTTTTCCCCTGGCTATGAACTACTTGGATAGATTTTTGTCTGTGGAGCCCACAAATAAAACCAGATTACAACTCCTGGGAGCTACTTGTATGTTTTTGGCCTCAAAGATGAAGGAAACGGTCCCTTTAACTGCAGAGAAGTTGTGCATTTACACCGACAACTACATCCGGCCCAGCGATCTATTG CAAATGGAACTACTGACTCTAAACAAGTTGAAATGGGATCTAGCATCAGTAACACCTCACGATTTCATAGACCATTTCCTCTCCAAGCTACCAATCCAGCAGCACACGAAGCAGATTCTGCGCAAGCATGCCCAGACATTCGTGGCTCTCTGTGCAACAG ATGTCAAATTCATCGCCAACCCTCCCTCCATGATCGCAGCTGGCAGTGTGGCAGCAGCGGTCCAGGGGCTGTACCTAAAGAGCAAAGATGGTGCACTTTCATCCCAGAACCTAACCAACTTTCTGTCCCAAGTCATCAGGAGTGACCCG gaCTGCCTGAAGTCGTGTCAGGAACAGATTGAGTCTCTGCTTGAGTCTAGTCTGAGACAGGCACAGCAACATAGTGTCTCCACAGAAACAAAAAGGGTAGAGGAGGATGTGGACCTGTCCTGCACCCCTACAGATGTGAGGGACATTAACATTTGA